The Lycium barbarum isolate Lr01 chromosome 12, ASM1917538v2, whole genome shotgun sequence genome includes a region encoding these proteins:
- the LOC132623913 gene encoding lipid phosphate phosphatase epsilon 1, chloroplastic-like translates to MSSTTTFVHRPLQVSHRQFPRLNRCSTFKLDFPSKFFCKKSISHSTRYAIPLIMDSMKNRAATGDEGISHGGLEQEGLIDGSMNFSSGGIQTILNSLSKWLMAAVFGIVFLWRHDMEVLWVTSGGALNVLLSTALKRILNHERPVPTLRSDPGMPSSHAQSIFYTMAFCIISMKEYFGLNGITAVSSALIFAMCSYFSWLRVSQGFHTLSQVAVGAVLGFCFSIFWLWLWDAIVMKAFIARFWVQIVAVVGAAGFIVGFRLYVIRNWINDD, encoded by the exons ATGTCTTCTACAACAACCTTTGTACATCGACCACTGCAAGTTTCCCACCGTCAATTTCCTAGACTTAATAGATGTTCCACCTTTAAATTGGATTTCCCTAGCAAATTTTTCTGCAAAAAATCCATCTCTCATTCTACACGATACGCAATTCCCCTTATTATGGATTCCATGAAGAATCGAGCTGCCACCGGCGATGAAGGGATCAGTCATGGAGGTTTAGAACAAGAAGGTCTCATTGATGGGTCCATGAATTTTTCTTCTGGTGGAATTCAGACTATTCTCAACAGCCTG AGTAAGTGGCTGATGGCTGCAGTTTTTGGTATTGTCTTCCTCTGGAGGCATGATATGGAAGTACTATGGGTTACATCAGGTGGTGCTCTCAATGTTCTTCTCTCAACTGCACTGAAGAGGATACTTAACCACGAACGTCCTGTTCCAACATTAAGATCAGACCCTGGGATGCCTTCTTCACATGCGCAGTCGATCTTCTACACTATGGCATTCTGTATCATCTCAA TGAAAGAGTATTTCGGGTTGAATGGAATAACTGCAGTCAGTAGTGCGCTTATCTTTGCGATGTGCTCATACTTC TCATGGCTACGGGTTTCACAAGGATTTCACACGTTAAGCCAAGTAGCAGTGGGTGCAGTACTAGGATTCTGTTTTTCCATTTTCTGGCTCTGGCTGTGGGATGCCATAGTCATGAAGGCATTTATAGCTCGCTTTTGGGTTCAGATTGTAGCTGTTGTTGGTGCTGCTGGTTTTATTGTTGGTTTTCGCCTATACGTGATTCGAAACTGGATCAATGACGACTAA
- the LOC132623284 gene encoding galactinol synthase 2, producing MAPNVFGLATKANSLAKAASLPRRAYVTFLAGNGDYWKGVVGLVKGLRKAKSAYPLVVACLPDVPQEHRRILINQGCIVREIEPVYPPENQTQFAMAYYVINYSKLRIWEFVEYSKMIYLDGDIQVFDNIDHLFDLPDGYFYAVMDCFCEKTWSHTPQYKVGYCQQCPDKVQWTEDLGPKPPLYFNAGMFVFEPSLSTYDDLLKTLKVTPPTPFAEQDFLNMFFKDVYKPIPNNYNLVLAMLWRHPENVDLNKVKVVHYCAAGSKPWRYTGKEENMDREDIKMLVKNWWDIYNDESLDYKNATVAAVDGETEANKFMVAISEAGVLHYITAPSAA from the exons ATGGCACCTAATGTTTTTGGTCTTGCAACCAAGGCTAATAGTTTGGCCAAGGCAGCAAGTTTGCCAAGGCGTGCTTATGTGACGTTCTTGGCAGGCAACGGTGATTACTGGAAAGGTGTGGTTGGTTTGGTCAAGGGATTGAGAAAGGCAAAATCTGCTTATCCACTTGTTGTGGCTTGTTTGCCTGACGTCCCTCAGGAACATCGACGTATACTCATCAACCAAGGTTGCATCGTTCGAGAGATCGAGCCTGTTTACCCTCCAGAGAACCAAACTCAATTTGCTATGGCCTATTATGTCATTAACTATTCCAAACTCCGTATATGGGAG TTTGTGGAGTATAGCAAGATGATATACTTGGATGGGGATATCCAGGTGTTTGATAACATAGACCACCTCTTTGACTTGCCAGATGGCTATTTCTATGCGGTGATGGACTGTTTCTGTGAGAAAACTTGGAGTCACACCCCACAATACAAGGTTGGGTACTGCCAACAGTGCCCAGATAAGGTCCAGTGGACTGAAGATTTGGGCCCTAAGCCACCGCTATACTTCAATGCTGGCATGTTTGTCTTTGAGCCAAGTCTCTCCACTTATGATGATCTCTTGAAGACCCTCAAAGTTACCCCTCCTACTCCATTTGCTGAGCAG GATTTCTTGAACATGTTTTTCAAAGATGTCTACAAGCCAATTCCAAACAACTACAACTTGGTACTAGCTATGTTGTGGCGTCACCCAGAGAATGTGGATCTTAACAAGGTGAAAGTTGTTCATTATTGTGCTGCGGGGTCTAAGCCATGGAGGTATACTGGCAAAGAAGAAAACATGGATAGAGAAGACATTAAGATGCTGGTGAAGAACTGGTGGGATATTTACAATGACGAGTCATTGGATTACAAGAATGCCACCGTGGCTGCTGTTGATGGCGAAACTGAAGCTAACAAATTTATGGTTGCAATTTCAGAGGCTGGTGTTCTGCACTATATTACTGCTCCATCAGCCGCTTAG